One stretch of Streptomyces sp. R21 DNA includes these proteins:
- a CDS encoding GNAT family N-acetyltransferase — protein sequence MTTTLRPTEPLQHAADGTRSRHYQVCVNSRPVGAIHLATRPVFGPPVAAIEDLRIEEPDRGRGRGTVAALAAEEIARGWGCERIEMSVPGEAAAARALSTALGYIPRSRWMEKALGAVAPELPAGSVGRPMTKAEFAPWEARGRESYAKEWIARGVPADEAHAKSQHDHDELLPQGMATENMLFSVLEHEGTAVGTLWVALQDDRAFVFDVEADEAFRGRGHGRTLMLLAEAQAVAAGRNRMGLNVFAGNAPAERLYESLGYETTTYHLYKPLL from the coding sequence ATGACCACCACCCTGCGGCCGACCGAGCCGCTTCAGCACGCCGCCGACGGAACGCGTTCGCGCCATTACCAGGTGTGCGTGAACAGCCGTCCCGTGGGCGCGATACACCTCGCCACGCGCCCGGTCTTCGGACCGCCCGTAGCGGCGATTGAGGACCTCCGCATCGAGGAGCCGGACCGGGGGCGCGGCCGCGGCACGGTCGCCGCGCTCGCCGCCGAGGAGATCGCGCGCGGCTGGGGCTGCGAACGGATCGAGATGTCGGTCCCGGGCGAAGCGGCTGCCGCGCGGGCCCTGTCCACCGCACTCGGTTACATCCCCCGCAGCCGCTGGATGGAGAAGGCGCTCGGCGCCGTCGCCCCCGAGTTGCCCGCCGGCAGCGTCGGCCGTCCCATGACGAAGGCCGAGTTCGCGCCCTGGGAGGCGCGCGGACGGGAGAGTTACGCGAAGGAGTGGATCGCGCGGGGCGTACCCGCCGACGAGGCGCACGCCAAGTCGCAGCACGACCACGACGAGCTGCTGCCGCAGGGCATGGCCACGGAGAACATGCTGTTCAGCGTCCTGGAGCACGAAGGGACCGCGGTGGGCACCCTCTGGGTGGCGCTCCAGGACGATCGGGCCTTCGTCTTCGACGTCGAGGCCGACGAGGCGTTCCGCGGCCGGGGACACGGCCGGACGCTGATGCTGCTGGCGGAGGCCCAGGCGGTGGCCGCGGGCAGGAACCGCATGGGCCTCAACGTCTTCGCGGGCAA